Sequence from the Candidatus Paceibacterota bacterium genome:
CGTCGCGACGGTCGGCGGGAACCTGGCGCAGCATTCGCGCTGCTGGTATTACCGCCACCGGGATGTGCACTGCCTCAAGAAAGGCGGGGACACGTGCTACGCCAGGAACGGCGAGAACAAATACCACAGTCTCTTCACCGGCAACCCCTGCATCAGCCCGGTGGTTTCCAATCTCGCGGTGGCGCTCGCCGTCCTGGACGCCACGGTGATCGTGCAGCGCGGGGACAAGGCCCAACGCATGACCGTCGCGGAGTTCTATGCCCGGGCCTGGGACAACCCCACCGCTCATAACTCCCTGGACCGGGCGGACCTGATCCTGCAAGTCGAGGTGCCGGTCCAGCAACGCCGCAGTTGCTACTTGCAGGTAAGTGAGAAGGCCCAGTTCGATTGGGCGCTGGTCAGTTGCGCCGCGGCGGGCCGGGTCGAGGGGGACAAGATCAGCCAGGCGCGCGTTGTGCTGGGAGCGATCTCGAATGTCCCTCACCAGGTGCCGGCCGCCCACAAGCTGCTGGAAGGAAAGGTCCTGGATGAACCGCTCGCGGACAAGGCAGCGGAGGTCATCCTCGAACAGGCGAAGGCTCGTTCCGAGAACGGCTACAAGATCCCTTTGGCCCGCGCCTTGATTCGGCGGGCGCT
This genomic interval carries:
- a CDS encoding FAD binding domain-containing protein, giving the protein MKPFAYATALTPASARELVADGGRYIGGGIDLLGELKDYISEPKVLVNVKALPGLSRIEPGEKTWTIGANVTVAELEDHDGLKQTFRGLHQAAAEVGSRQIRNVATVGGNLAQHSRCWYYRHRDVHCLKKGGDTCYARNGENKYHSLFTGNPCISPVVSNLAVALAVLDATVIVQRGDKAQRMTVAEFYARAWDNPTAHNSLDRADLILQVEVPVQQRRSCYLQVSEKAQFDWALVSCAAAGRVEGDKISQARVVLGAISNVPHQVPAAHKLLEGKVLDEPLADKAAEVILEQAKARSENGYKIPLARALIRRALMQLKTLP